ACTCTCAGTACAGACtttgacttgagcgtcggagtgtccttGCAGGTGGCCACCCCCTCCGCCCCGTTCAACCTCCGACATCACCAGCATACAGCTTTCCTCGCACCGCGTATCGTCCGGGATTTCCCTCTCACCAACTCATCACCCATCGACAACACAAGATAACCAGGTgacgaacattggcgccgtctgtagGGAGGCCAGACGCGAACATGGAACGACCCATCACTTCGAAGGAGCTCCGCGAAGGAGGCAGAGCCTGTTTGAGCAGAGAAAGCTCGACAGCCCACGCTGTCGAGCACCCGAGACCATCCGTTCAACCCAACCAAATGTACACCCAAACCCCCGAAAGGCGCCCTTTCGGGGGAACTGGAGCTGACAACGCTAAGATCATGCAGGAACTCAGGCACAGAGTACAAAACCTTGAGCGGGAGTTGGTAGCGAGGGGCCAGTCCCATGAAAATGCCGGCCACTCACACGGCGGCGCAAGCCGGTCCCACGCCTGCACCCGCTCCCCCTCTCGCGCCCAAGATAGCCAGGGTAGAAGCCTGACGAGGCACGAAGAGGCGCACACGCAAGCAACATCCAAACCCACTCGAAGCAGGTCGGAAGGGCGTGGGAGGTCCCAAAAGGGAGAGACCGAGAGACAAGAAGACCCCGTCATCATGGGCGCAACCCCTTTTCACCCAGCAATCCTCAAGGTCTGGCTTCCGAGAAAATTCGACAAGTCGACGGACATGAGGTATGATGGGACCAAGGACCCCCAGGAGCATGTCACAGCCTTCGAAGCAAGGATAAATTTGGAAGGAGTAGGTGATGCCGTCAGATGCCGGGCATTCCCAGTAACGCTGGCCGGACCTGCGATCCGATGGTTCAACACGCTCCCACAAGGGTCCATCACAACCTTCGCAGACATATCCCAGAAGTTCCTAGCCCGGTTCACGACACGTATAGGCAAAGCGAAACACCTAATCAACCTATTGGGGGTCACCCAAAAACCAGGGGAGCCGACTAGGAAATTCCTAGACAGGTTTAACGACGAGTGCTTGGAGATCGACGGCCTCACGGATTCAGTTGCTAGCCTATGCCTAACAAATGGCCTACTAAACGAAGACTTTAGGAAGCACCTCACAATCAAACCCGTGTGGACCATGCAGGAAATTCAAAGCGTCGCCAAAGAATACATCAACGATGAAGAAGTTAGCCAGGTAGTAGCAGCCAATAAACGGCAGCCTCCTAGCTCGTCAACCCAACAGGCCCCCCAAACCGACAGGTACAAAGAAGCTCCCAGAGATAGCAGCCTAAACAAACCACCCAAGCACCCACGAATAGGGAGGTTCACGAACTACACGCCATTTACGGCGCCCATAGTAGAAGTCTACCAACAAATTGCAGACAAGGGGATCCTGCCAAGGCCTAGATCACTAAAAGAGAGAACAGGAGGCAACAAAAACCTTTACTATGATTACCACAAGGGATATGGGCACAAGACCCAAGACTGCTTTGATCTCAAAGATGCCTTGGAACAGGCCATTAGAGAAGGAAAACTAAGCGAATTTTCCCAGCTCCTCAGGGAGCCGAGGAGGCGGGAAATGGAGCGCTCTGAGGAAGAACGGAGTCGAGCTGTCAAGCCAAGGCAAGAACTCCCAGGAAATGAAGGCAACCCCCCAACGTTCGTAGTTAACATTGTGGTCGGGCGTGACAGCCCCCCCAAATCCAAGTCG
This sequence is a window from Arachis duranensis cultivar V14167 chromosome 2, aradu.V14167.gnm2.J7QH, whole genome shotgun sequence. Protein-coding genes within it:
- the LOC107475223 gene encoding uncharacterized protein LOC107475223, whose translation is MERPITSKELREGGRACLSRESSTAHAVEHPRPSVQPNQMYTQTPERRPFGGTGADNAKIMQELRHRVQNLERELVARGQSHENAGHSHGGASRSHACTRSPSRAQDSQGRSLTRHEEAHTQATSKPTRSRSEGRGRSQKGETERQEDPVIMGATPFHPAILKVWLPRKFDKSTDMRYDGTKDPQEHVTAFEARINLEGVGDAVRCRAFPVTLAGPAIRWFNTLPQGSITTFADISQKFLARFTTRIGKAKHLINLLGVTQKPGEPTRKFLDRFNDECLEIDGLTDSVASLCLTNGLLNEDFRKHLTIKPVWTMQEIQSVAKEYINDEEVSQVVAANKRQPPSSSTQQAPQTDRYKEAPRDSSLNKPPKHPRIGRFTNYTPFTAPIVEVYQQIADKGILPRPRSLKERTGGNKNLYYDYHKGYGHKTQDCFDLKDALEQAIREGKLSEFSQLLREPRRREMERSEEERSRAVKPRQELPGNEGNPPTFVVNIVVGRDSPPKSKSAVRKDTRVFSISTDNPTTGKGHPTISFGPEDKWFNDLPKNPPMVVTAMVGT